GTCGCAATAGATCAACTGCTCCAGCGGCAGGCGGCTTGCCCAACCCTTAGCCGCCAATTCGGGCTGGTCGTAAAGCTCCTCGACGTAGCCGAGGCAAAGCCAGGCCACGGGAACAACGCTTTCGGGCAGGCCAAGGATCTCGCTTAACGCGCCCGACCGAAAGATGCTGACCCAACCCACACCAATCCCTTCCGACCGAGCCGCCAGCCAGAGGTTCTGAACAGCACAGACGGTCGAATAAAGGTCCATCTCGGGCGCGTGGGTGCGACCAAGCACAAAAGGGCCGCCACGCGCGCGATCGCAAGTGACACAGATGCTGACCGGCGCTTGCAGGATGCCTTCAAGCTTCAGGCTGGAATAGAGCGGACGGCGGTCAGGTCCGAACATCGCTTCGGCTTCAGCGTTTGCATCGGCAAAGGCGGCCTGAACCCGACCTTTCACACCGGCATCCCGGACAATGATGAAGTTCCACGGCTGCATGAACCCAACCGAAGGCGCATGATGGGCAGCCGTCAAAATGCGCATCAGAACATCTTTGTCCACGGGTGTGTCCGTAAACTGCGAGCGCACGTCGCGGCGCGAGAAGATAGCGCGATAGACGGCAGCGCGCTCGCTTTCGCTGAAGGCTCCGGCCGCGACCGGAGAGGCAGAAACGGACATGACGGTCCCCCTTCGTCGAAACGGGCGCGCCGCCGGCCTTCGGCGCGTCCTGTTTCGTCTGGCCGGTCTTCTGACTTGGCTTCGCGCGGGTGCTGCGCCTTCCCGGTCATTCGACCAGTGGCAAATGCAGCCCCATCTACCTTACAGCGTTGGGCACGTCGCAGGATTTCACTGCGTTCCCGATTATCCCGCCACGAAAAGCGGCGGGCACCAGACGCCGCCACTGTAGGCGTAAGTTCGATCTGGCGCAATCAGCGCGGCACTCCCGACGAAGACAGACGTAAAATCATTCTGCGGGATCCTTCAGCCCGGAATTTGGATCGAGGGCGTAGCCGCTCGCTGGTCCACGAAGGGGTTGAGCCAGCATCTGGTCGAGCCACAAATCACGCTGTGTACGAAACTGTTCGATACCGATTTCCATCCCTTCGTGCCCCTTGGCGGGCTGAGCGATGTAGGTCCCGAGCAGCCGGTCCCACCACGGCAAGTTGAAGCCGTAGTTCGAGTTGGTCTCGCGCGGGTCTTTGGAATGGTGGACGCGGTGCATGTCCGGCGTCACGACGAACAGGCGCAGCACGCGGTCCACCGGGCGTGGCAGGTCGATATTGGCGTGGTTGAACAGCGCGGTGGCGTTCAGGACCACCTCGAAGAGCAGCACCGCGACGGCGGGCGGGCCGAGCGCCGCGACCACTGCCAGCTTGATCCCCATTGAAATGAGGATTTCCACGGGATGGAAACGCAGTCCCGTGGTTGCGTCGAAATCGAGATCGGCGTGGTGCATCCGGTGCAGCCGCCAGAGCCCGGGCACGGCGTGGAACATCACGTGCTGAAGGTAGATCGCCAGATCGAGCAGCAGCATCGAGACGATGATTGCGACCCAGACTGGCACATCGATGTTGTTGAGCAGGCCCCAGCCACGATCCTCGGC
This genomic interval from Fuscovulum ytuae contains the following:
- a CDS encoding sterol desaturase family protein; the encoded protein is MSETILATEATIRLAIFLGVLAAMALWEVAAPRRRREIPRVIRWTNNLALVVVDTVILRLSFPILAVGLAVMAEDRGWGLLNNIDVPVWVAIIVSMLLLDLAIYLQHVMFHAVPGLWRLHRMHHADLDFDATTGLRFHPVEILISMGIKLAVVAALGPPAVAVLLFEVVLNATALFNHANIDLPRPVDRVLRLFVVTPDMHRVHHSKDPRETNSNYGFNLPWWDRLLGTYIAQPAKGHEGMEIGIEQFRTQRDLWLDQMLAQPLRGPASGYALDPNSGLKDPAE
- the bluB gene encoding 5,6-dimethylbenzimidazole synthase, encoding MSVSASPVAAGAFSESERAAVYRAIFSRRDVRSQFTDTPVDKDVLMRILTAAHHAPSVGFMQPWNFIIVRDAGVKGRVQAAFADANAEAEAMFGPDRRPLYSSLKLEGILQAPVSICVTCDRARGGPFVLGRTHAPEMDLYSTVCAVQNLWLAARSEGIGVGWVSIFRSGALSEILGLPESVVPVAWLCLGYVEELYDQPELAAKGWASRLPLEQLIYCDAWGQCEGARDVPSDVTPPAC